In the genome of Longimicrobium sp., the window GCAGTGATCCTGGGCGGCGGCGCCGGCACCCGCCTGTTCCCGCTGACGGCGCAGCGCGCCAAGCCCGCCGTTCCCCTGGCGGGCAAGTACCGCCTGGTAGACGTGCCCATCTCCAACTGCATCAACTCCGGGCTCAACCGCATCTTCGTGGTCACGCAGTTCAACTCGGCCAGCCTGAACGACCACATCGCCCGCTCGTACCTGTTCGACCGGTTCCGCGGCGGCTTCGTAACCGTGCTGGCGGCGGAGCAGACGCCCACCTCCGAGCACTGGTACCAGGGCACGGCCGACGCGGTGCGGCAGAGCAACCTGCACATCCGCAGCTACGCGCACGACCAGGTGCTCATCTTGTCCGGCGACCAGCTGTACACGATGGACTACCGGCTGATGCTGGAGCACCACAAGCGCACCGGCGCCGACGTCACCGTGGCCGCCACGCCCGTGACCGCGGCGGAGGCGCCCGGCTTCGGCATCCTGAAGACCGACGCCGAGCACCGCATCACCGAGTTCTACGAAAAGCCGCCCCTTTCCGAGCTGCGCGGCAAGGAAAGCCCGGTGGAGCCCGCGCTGGAGCGCGCCGGGCGCATCTACCTGGCCTCCATGGGCATCTACATCTTCGACTGCGATGTCCTGCAGGAGCTGCTGGACGGCCACCGCGAGGCGAAC includes:
- a CDS encoding glucose-1-phosphate adenylyltransferase, producing MDRVLAVILGGGAGTRLFPLTAQRAKPAVPLAGKYRLVDVPISNCINSGLNRIFVVTQFNSASLNDHIARSYLFDRFRGGFVTVLAAEQTPTSEHWYQGTADAVRQSNLHIRSYAHDQVLILSGDQLYTMDYRLMLEHHKRTGADVTVAATPVTAAEAPGFGILKTDAEHRITEFYEKPPLSELRGKESPVEPALERAGRIYLASMGIYIFDCDVLQELLDGHREANDFGKHIIPFAIQERKVVSYPFKGYWNDIGTVRSFFDTNLMLTDPQPAFNLFDEQMPLYTNARLLPPAKVTRSRIDASIIGEASVIIDSDITQSVIGIRSYLGARTRVHRTVMMGADYYRWEDPGSRNRVEGPPRPGVDEDSVVQGAIIDKNASIGRNCVITNVAGVVEGEGPGFYIRDGVVVIVKNAEIPDGTII